One genomic window of Cannabis sativa cultivar Pink pepper isolate KNU-18-1 chromosome 2, ASM2916894v1, whole genome shotgun sequence includes the following:
- the LOC115718796 gene encoding NDR1/HIN1-like protein 1, whose amino-acid sequence MSVKDCGHHHDERKKMVRRLIMAVAALIILLAMVVFLVWAILQPHKPTFILQDVTLYNFTTTTAPPYILTTVTQLTISSKNPNGRIGIYYQKLDVYVTYREQQITAATLLPYSYQGHHDVAVWSPLVFGNAVPVSPYLQQVLSQDLNFGSMLIEVKIEGRVKWKVGTWVSGRYRLGVSCPAYLRFGNPTGGLPTMGPVVKLQLFQRCHVETTLGS is encoded by the coding sequence ATGAGTGTAAAAGACTGCGGCCACCACCATGACGAGCGAAAAAAAATGGTGCGCCGCCTCATCATGGCGGTGGCCGCCCTAATAATCCTCTTAGCTATGGTGGTATTTCTAGTGTGGGCCATACTACAACCACACAAACCCACTTTCATCCTCCAAGACGTGACCCTATACAACTTCACCACCACCACAGCCCCACCTTACATCCTAACCACCGTTACACAACTCACCATTTCCTCCAAAAACCCTAACGGAAGAATCGGAATCTACTACCAAAAACTTGACGTTTACGTCACCTACAGAGAACAGCAGATAACGGCCGCCACACTCCTCCCTTACAGCTACCAAGGCCACCACGACGTTGCCGTTTGGTCGCCGTTAGTTTTCGGTAACGCCGTTCCGGTCTCTCCTTATCTTCAACAGGTTCTCAGTCAAGATCTTAACTTTGGGTCAATGCTTATCGAAGTTAAGATTGAGGGAAGAGTGAAGTGGAAAGTTGGGACATGGGTCTCCGGCCGGTACCGGTTGGGTGTTAGTTGTCCGGCTTATCTCCGGTTTGGGAATCCCACCGGAGGGTTACCGACGATGGGTCCCGTCGTTAAGCTTCAGTTGTTTCAGAGATGCCACGTGGAAACAACTCTTGGTTCTtga